A part of Leifsonia xyli subsp. xyli str. CTCB07 genomic DNA contains:
- a CDS encoding YhjD/YihY/BrkB family envelope integrity protein: MGGVIAAIGLLWTAIGWLYYTRQAVRAVFGLSRDTTNYVLQKIRDLFLALAFGLVLVVSALLTFVSTQALTFVLALVGLSSDAFWTSAVARLSGLLVSVLLNIVTLGALFRVMSRVAIPWRNLFSGVLLGALVLAGLSALGGLLLGAATKNPLLATFAVFVGLLFWFNLVSRVILMSASWIAVGMFDSGISPRTITPEQAAAKHRARVLVAKAELQNARDARAAARFLAQPGAQRKVEKAEHGLNDLLDGGSVGRPH; the protein is encoded by the coding sequence ATGGGCGGGGTCATCGCCGCGATCGGATTGCTCTGGACGGCCATCGGCTGGCTCTACTACACCCGCCAGGCGGTCCGTGCCGTGTTCGGGCTCAGCCGGGACACAACGAACTACGTGTTGCAGAAGATCCGCGATCTGTTCCTCGCGCTCGCTTTCGGGCTGGTTCTCGTCGTCTCCGCACTGCTGACATTCGTGAGCACACAGGCGCTCACCTTCGTGCTCGCACTGGTGGGACTCAGCTCCGACGCGTTCTGGACCAGCGCCGTGGCGAGGCTGTCGGGTCTGCTGGTGTCGGTCCTGCTGAACATCGTCACGCTGGGCGCACTGTTCCGGGTGATGTCGCGTGTCGCGATCCCCTGGCGGAACTTGTTCTCCGGCGTGCTGCTCGGGGCGCTGGTGCTCGCCGGGCTGAGCGCCCTCGGCGGTCTGCTGCTCGGCGCAGCGACCAAGAATCCGCTACTGGCGACCTTCGCGGTGTTCGTCGGTCTGCTGTTCTGGTTCAACCTCGTCTCGCGCGTGATCCTGATGTCGGCTTCCTGGATCGCGGTCGGGATGTTCGACAGCGGGATCTCGCCGCGCACGATCACGCCCGAACAGGCCGCAGCCAAGCACCGGGCGCGCGTCCTCGTCGCGAAGGCGGAGCTGCAGAACGCGCGCGACGCCCGCGCCGCCGCGCGCTTCCTGGCCCAGCCCGGCGCCCAGCGGAAAGTCGAGAAGGCTGAGCACGGGCTCAACGATCTGCTCGACGGAGGGAGCGTCGGCCGTCCCCACTAG
- a CDS encoding exodeoxyribonuclease III — translation MPSEHLRVATINVNGIRAAFRRGMGTWLDARDVDILAIQEVRASTDDLLGLLGDEWDILHDPATAKGRAGVAIASRRRAVVHRAGLGPAGFDSAGRWLEADYEVGGKAITVVSAYVHSGEAGTPKQADKYTFLDAVEARLPVLAAHSEHGVVLGDLNVGHRTLDIRNWRGNVKRAGFLPEERAYFDRILGAEDEPGYNDGAGLGWVDVGRKWAGEVDGPYTWWTWRGQAFDNDTGWRIDYQLATPALAATVTDYSVDRAASYAERWSDHTPVVVDYAL, via the coding sequence ATGCCCTCTGAACACCTGCGCGTCGCGACGATCAACGTCAACGGCATCCGTGCCGCGTTCCGCAGAGGCATGGGGACGTGGCTCGACGCTCGCGATGTCGACATCCTGGCCATCCAGGAGGTGCGCGCCTCCACCGACGACCTGCTGGGGCTGCTCGGCGACGAGTGGGACATCCTGCACGACCCGGCCACCGCGAAGGGCAGGGCAGGCGTCGCGATCGCCTCCCGGCGCCGCGCAGTGGTCCACCGGGCGGGGCTCGGACCGGCCGGCTTCGACAGCGCCGGCCGCTGGCTCGAAGCGGACTACGAAGTGGGCGGGAAAGCGATCACCGTGGTCAGCGCCTACGTCCACTCCGGCGAGGCGGGGACCCCGAAGCAGGCCGACAAGTACACCTTCCTCGACGCGGTGGAGGCGCGGCTGCCCGTGCTCGCCGCGCACAGCGAGCACGGGGTCGTGCTGGGCGACCTCAACGTCGGCCACCGCACCCTCGACATCCGCAACTGGAGGGGCAACGTCAAGCGGGCAGGGTTCCTCCCGGAGGAGCGCGCGTACTTCGACCGCATCCTCGGCGCCGAGGACGAGCCCGGTTACAACGACGGCGCTGGCCTCGGCTGGGTAGATGTCGGGCGCAAGTGGGCCGGTGAGGTCGACGGCCCCTACACCTGGTGGACGTGGCGCGGCCAGGCGTTCGACAATGACACGGGCTGGCGCATCGACTACCAGCTGGCGACGCCCGCGCTCGCGGCGACAGTGACGGACTACTCCGTGGACCGGGCGGCGTCATACGCCGAGCGATGGTCGGACCACACTCCCGTGGTCGTCGACTACGCCCTCTGA
- a CDS encoding succinate dehydrogenase iron-sulfur subunit — protein sequence MSTAVLETPPAPEAPIPSFTVTLIIRRFDPEKDTEPRWQDFDVELYPTDRILDALHKIKWEQDGSLTFRRSCAHGICGSDAMRINGRNRLACKTLIKDLDISKPIYVEAIKGLPLEKDLIVDMEPFFASYREVQPFLIANSTPPEDKERIQSVADRARFDDTTKCILCAACTSSCPVFWTDGQYFGPAAIVNAHRFIFDSRDDNAQVRLDILNDKEGVWRCRTTFNCTDACPRGIQVTQAIAEVKQAVMRGKP from the coding sequence ATGTCGACCGCCGTACTGGAGACTCCCCCGGCTCCCGAAGCCCCCATCCCGTCGTTCACCGTCACACTGATCATCCGCCGCTTCGACCCGGAGAAGGACACCGAGCCGCGCTGGCAGGACTTCGACGTCGAGCTGTACCCGACCGACCGCATCCTGGACGCGCTGCACAAGATCAAGTGGGAGCAGGACGGCTCGCTCACCTTCCGCCGCTCCTGCGCCCACGGCATCTGCGGCTCCGACGCGATGCGGATCAACGGCCGCAACCGCCTGGCCTGCAAGACGCTGATCAAAGACCTGGACATCTCCAAGCCGATCTACGTCGAGGCGATCAAGGGCCTGCCGCTGGAAAAGGATCTCATCGTCGACATGGAGCCGTTCTTCGCCAGCTACCGCGAGGTTCAGCCCTTCCTCATCGCCAACAGCACGCCGCCGGAGGACAAGGAGCGCATCCAGTCCGTCGCCGACCGCGCTCGCTTCGACGACACGACCAAGTGCATCCTGTGCGCCGCGTGTACCTCGTCCTGCCCGGTCTTCTGGACCGACGGCCAGTACTTCGGCCCGGCTGCGATCGTGAACGCCCACCGCTTCATCTTCGACTCCCGCGACGACAACGCGCAGGTGCGCCTCGACATCCTGAACGACAAGGAGGGCGTCTGGCGCTGCCGCACAACCTTCAACTGCACCGACGCCTGCCCCCGCGGCATCCAGGTCACCCAGGCCATCGCCGAGGTCAAGCAGGCCGTCATGCGCGGGAAGCCGTAG
- a CDS encoding DUF4190 domain-containing protein, giving the protein MIALIGAFVFPIAGVVCGHIAIGQIKRTGEGGRGLAIAGLVIGYAAIAFYTLLIIMTIIAAGIAASMDYTTSY; this is encoded by the coding sequence ATCATCGCGCTCATCGGCGCCTTCGTCTTCCCGATCGCCGGCGTGGTCTGCGGCCACATCGCCATCGGCCAGATCAAGCGCACGGGCGAGGGCGGACGCGGGCTCGCGATCGCCGGACTCGTGATCGGGTACGCCGCCATCGCCTTCTACACCCTGCTCATCATCATGACGATCATCGCCGCGGGCATCGCCGCATCGATGGACTACACCACGAGCTACTGA